One window of Pseudomonas sp. FP198 genomic DNA carries:
- a CDS encoding AraC family transcriptional regulator: MYPSLASLPPCDLDTLLQSLQPIAPLLDTLTDTVFFIKDNLARYAFVNQTLARRCGFKERNDLLGLTAEQVFPERFGPLYTEQDRRVLASGRELADQLELHLYYGNQPVWCLTHKLALHDPTGRIVGLAGISRDLQLPQSSHPAFQKLAAVDAHIKRHFARTISLAELTAIAGLSVAQLERHCKRIFQLTPRQMIHKARLEEASRLLLDQALPITEIALRCGYTDHSAFSRQFRALTSLSPSQYRENQR, from the coding sequence ATGTACCCCTCACTCGCCTCCCTACCCCCCTGCGACCTCGACACCCTGCTCCAAAGCTTGCAACCCATCGCGCCGCTGCTCGACACCCTCACCGACACAGTGTTCTTCATCAAGGACAACCTGGCCCGCTATGCCTTCGTCAACCAGACCCTGGCCCGGCGCTGCGGTTTCAAGGAGCGCAACGACCTGCTCGGCCTCACCGCCGAACAGGTATTCCCCGAACGCTTCGGCCCGCTGTACACCGAACAGGACCGCCGAGTGCTTGCCAGCGGAAGAGAACTGGCCGACCAACTCGAACTGCACCTGTACTACGGCAACCAGCCAGTGTGGTGCCTGACCCACAAACTGGCCCTGCACGACCCCACTGGCCGGATCGTCGGCCTGGCCGGAATCTCCCGTGACCTGCAACTGCCACAATCGAGCCACCCGGCGTTCCAGAAGCTGGCCGCGGTGGATGCACATATCAAGCGCCACTTCGCCCGCACCATCAGCCTCGCCGAGCTGACCGCCATCGCCGGATTGTCGGTGGCGCAACTGGAGCGACACTGCAAGCGCATCTTCCAGCTCACGCCCCGGCAGATGATTCACAAGGCACGCCTCGAAGAAGCCTCGCGCTTGCTGCTGGACCAGGCCTTGCCCATCACCGAGATCGCCCTGCGCTGCGGCTACACCGATCACAGCGCGTTCAGTCGCCAGTTCCGCGCGCTGACCAGCCTGTCTCCCAGCCAATATCGGGAAAACCA